A single Thermoanaerobacterium sp. RBIITD DNA region contains:
- the atpG gene encoding ATP synthase F1 subunit gamma has product MGKRDIQLRIKSIKETRKITKAMNLISAAKFRKAKIMLDNVRPYYEKIQSTMEDILIHSGEATSHYFERQHEAKGGRKKAVIVVTGDKGLCGGYNHNVIKKAEEVIDGDTQNLMVIGEVGRSYFINKGYNVDVEFLYTAQNPTTSAAGEISDVLVSIYDRGIIDDIYAIYTEMSGLKQIVRTIKILPLDIKNFNSDKDVKILSDMIYDPSPTKVFNLLVPEYIKGIVYSFLIQAYAAEHFSRMVAMEGATSNADKMISKFTLEYNRLRQASITQELSEIIGGSSV; this is encoded by the coding sequence ATGGGTAAAAGGGACATTCAATTAAGAATAAAAAGTATAAAAGAGACGAGGAAAATAACGAAGGCAATGAATCTAATATCCGCGGCCAAATTTAGAAAAGCAAAAATAATGCTTGATAATGTTAGACCATATTACGAAAAAATACAGTCAACAATGGAAGATATATTGATTCATAGCGGTGAAGCAACATCACATTATTTCGAAAGGCAGCATGAAGCAAAGGGTGGTAGAAAAAAAGCAGTAATTGTAGTAACAGGCGATAAGGGCCTTTGCGGTGGTTATAACCATAATGTTATAAAAAAAGCAGAAGAAGTTATTGACGGTGATACACAAAACCTTATGGTTATTGGCGAGGTTGGACGCAGTTACTTTATAAATAAAGGTTACAATGTCGATGTAGAATTCCTTTATACTGCACAAAATCCTACAACATCTGCTGCAGGTGAAATATCAGATGTTTTAGTAAGTATATATGATAGAGGAATAATTGATGATATTTATGCAATATATACCGAAATGTCTGGCTTAAAACAGATAGTAAGGACAATTAAAATATTACCCCTCGATATAAAGAATTTCAACAGTGATAAAGATGTTAAAATATTAAGTGATATGATATATGACCCATCGCCCACAAAGGTATTTAATCTACTTGTTCCTGAATATATAAAGGGAATAGTATATAGCTTTTTAATACAAGCATATGCAGCAGAACATTTTTCGAGGATGGTTGCAATGGAAGGTGCAACATCAAATGCAGATAAGATGATATCAAAATTCACGTTAGAATACAATAGGCTAAGGCAAGCATCAATAACACAGGAACTTTCAGAGATAATTGGAGGTTCTTCTGTTTAA